Proteins found in one Coffea eugenioides isolate CCC68of chromosome 5, Ceug_1.0, whole genome shotgun sequence genomic segment:
- the LOC113771208 gene encoding uncharacterized protein LOC113771208, producing the protein MVVYVDDMIIKSRTDGQLVPDLREILNILRESRMRLNPKKCTFGVRSEKFLGFLVSREGIRANPDKLQAIMDMAPPRNVKEVQRLMGRMAALNRFLSCSAVRGLPFFRILKVPKDFQWTEECQKAFTDLKAYLAELPALAAPEQGETLFLYLSACNEAVSEVLVREDSGVQRPICYVSRALQGPETRYTPAEKLVLALVHAARKLRPYFQAHSIVVMTDQPLRQILRKLEVSDRMTKWAVELAEHDIGYQSRTTIKAQALADFLAEGANLSVTEPSTLSKEARPEERWVLFVDGASSKEGSGAGLLLISPTGEELTYALRFDFSASNNEAEYEALLTGLRIAHQMGVTAIRARSDSQLVVHQVRGEYEAKEDIMKKYLAKVREAISLFDTFEIEREPRSQNKRADALSKLASSSFAHLNKEVLIRAAKYAYAEGTLYRRSYLSPWLKCVTPEEGDYVLREVHEGLCVAHVGSRVLAKKCLFLGYYWPSVFRDAAALVQKCRACQFAENPFWSWCAELGISQHIISVGHPQANGQVENANRTILQGLKTRLELAQSNWLDELSSVLWAYRTTPRIATNETPFSLTYGAEAVVPTEVGLPSSRTQNFVASANEEELRCNLDMLEAKREEAAIRMAKYKSQLARYHNAKGANAEAPSWACARGSPARPELGSDFRPMRTILGHVAARAPKGSKEQSRRGRGGSPSARDWGLFWAGFETYGGRTPKQGWNTIFPSARRAHQVSSVRGSSALLQESCLSNFGRACELGSFNNDEFADDEDGSNSDLESRSTRVTVASVEIAFSELEVTCNPCVETGIVGEEGVTDNSFTLEQDRIKSSSSSPDDSTIGA; encoded by the exons ATGGTGGTCTACGTGGACGATATGATCATCAAGAGTCGAACCGACGGGCAGCTCGTTCCCGACCTGAGAGAAATCCTGAACATTCTGCGAGAAAGCCGGATGCGGCTGAACCCGAAGAAATGTACCTTCGGGGTTAGGTCGGAAAAGTTTCTGGGCTTCCTGGTCTCCCGAGAGGGGATCCGGGCCAACCCGGATAAACTCCAGGCCATCATGGACATGGCCCCTCCGAGGAACGTCAAGGAAGTCCAACGGCTCATGGGGAGGATGGCTGCCCTGAATAGATTCCTCTCGTGCTCCGCGGTAAGGGGGCTACCCTTCTTTCGAATCCTGAAAGTACCTAAGGACTTTCAATGGACGGAGGAATGTCAGAAAGCCTTCACCGACCTAAAGGCGTACCTGGCCGAGCTGCCCGCTCTGGCTGCCCCGGAGCAGGGAGAAACCCTGTTCCTATACTTGTCTGCTTGCAACGAGGCCGTTAGCGAGGTTTTGGTGCGGGAGGACAGCGGGGTTCAAAGGCCAATATGCTACGTCAGCCGTGCTTTACAAGGGCCGGAAACGCGGTACACGCCGGCGGAAAAATTGGTCCTTGCCTTGGTGCATGCCGCTCGGAAGCTCCGACCTTACTTTCAGGCTCACAGCATTGTTGTCATGACGGATCAACCCTTACGTCAGATACTTAGAAAACTTGAGGTCTCGGACAGAATGACCAAATGGGCCGTTGAACTGGCCGAGCACGACATCGGCTATCAGTCTCGCACCACTATCAAAGCTCAGGCCCTAGCAGACTTCCTCGCCGAGGGAGCCAATTTGTCAGTGACTGAGCCGAGCACTTTGTCCAAGGAGGCCCGACCGGAAGAGCGGTGGGTACTATTTGTAGACGGGGCCTCAAGTAAGGAAGGGAGCGGAGCCGGCCTGCTGCTCATCTCGCCCACCGGGGAGGAACTAACCTACGCGCTTAGATTTGACTTCTCGGCATCCAACAACGAGGCAGAATACGAGGCTCTGCTGACCGGATTGCGGATAGCCCATCAGATGGGTGTAACCGCGATTAGAGCCCGGAGTGACTCCCAGCTCGTAGTCCACCAGGTTCGCGGAGAGTACGAGGCCAAGGAGGACATCATGAAAAAATACCTGGCCAAGGTACGGGAGGCGATCAGCCTGTTTGATACCTTCGAAATCGAGCGGGAGCCGAGATCACAGAACAAGCGTGCGGATGCCCTGTCAAAACTAGCGTCCTCCTCGTTTGCGCATCTGAACAAGGAAGTCTTG ATCAGAGCCGCTAAGTACGCCTACGCTGAGGGGACCCTCTACAGGAGGTCGTATTTGTCTCCCTGGCTAAAGTGCGTAACTCCCGAAGAGGGTGACTATGTCCTCCGAGAAGTTCATGAGGGCCTATGCGTGGCACATGTGGGATCTCGGGTGTTGGCCAAAAAGTGCCTGTTCCTGGGCTACTATTGGCCCTCGGTGTTTCGAGATGCCGCGGCACTAGTCCAAAAATGCCGAGCTTGCCAG TTCGCTGAGAACCCCTTCTGGAGCTGGTGCGCGGAGCTCGGGATCAGCCAACACATCATCTCGGTCGGTCATCCCCAGGCCAACGGCCAAGTAGAGAATGCTAATCGGACCATTCTGCAAGGGTTGAAGACTAGGCTGGAACTGGCCCAGTCTAACTGGCTAGATGAACTCTCTAGCGTCCTCTGGGCTTACCGCACTACGCCGAGGATAGCCACTAATGAGACCCCGTTCTCCCTGACTTATGGGGCGGAGGCGGTGGTGCCAACGGAGGTCGGCCTCCCCTCGTCTCGGACACAGAATTTCGTTGCGTCAGCCAATGAAGAAGAACTGAGGTGCAACTTGGACATGTTGGAGGCCAAGCGTGAGGAAGCGGCGATACGGATGGCTAAGTATAAAAGTCAACTCGCCCGCTATCATAACGCGAAG GGGGCTAATGCAGAGGCCCCGTCCTGGGCCTGTGCACGTGGCAGTCCAGCAAGGCCAGAGTTGGGCTCGGATTTCAGGCCCATGCGAACCATCTTGGGGCACGTCGCCGCTAGGGCTCCGAAGGGCTCCAAGGAACAATCTCGCAGAGGACGGGGAGGATCCCCCTCAGCGCGGGATTGGGGGCTATTCTGGGCAGGTTTcgaaacgtacggaggtcggactcccAAGCAG GGTTGGAACACGATCTTCCCATCAGCACgccgagctcatcaggtcagctcAGTCCGGGGAAGCTCAGCGCTTCTTCAAGAATCATGCTTATCAAATTTCGGGAGAGCCTGTGAACTGGGGAGCTTTAACAACGACGAATTTGCAGATGACGAAGATGGCAGTAACTCTGATTTAGAAAGTCGCTCAACAAGGGTAACAGTAGCATCAGTCGAGATAGCTTTCTCTGAACTCGAGGTTACCTGCAATCCTTGCGTCGAAACAGGGATTGTAGGGGAAGAAGGTGTCACAGACAACTCGTTCACCCTTGAGCAAGACAGGATCAAGTCATCTAGCAGCAGCCCGGATGACTCGACAATCGGAGCCTAA
- the LOC113771209 gene encoding uncharacterized protein LOC113771209, with the protein MAIKQKPDESLRNFMTRFNTESLQIRDKDEKVVMAAFMNGLRAEELFYKLVEKPPGDLEELLTRAHAAANAEEAARLKRESDREVGDRRGRENPPENKDDPAKKNVFDRLSKEKAPAQPPLQEKGYNPLTRSRAQILAVLEAEGLGERPPKMGTPQNKRNQDRYCAFHRDVGHDTEGCWALRKEIEDLIQRSFLGRFVRQGRPSQEPGRTYRGDRGEGQRRDRPERRDVPRGNSPDLDTQNLAGVINTIAGGPTGGTTIQLRRTGGLLRRGTTP; encoded by the coding sequence ATGGCAATCAAGCAGAAGCCGGACGAGTCCCTGAGGAATTTCATGACCCGTTTCAACACGGAGAGCTTGCAGATCAGAGACAAGGATGAAAAGGTGGTCATGGCCGCCTTCATGAACGGGCTCAGGGCGGAGGAGCTCTTCTACAAGCTCGTCGAGAAGCCTCCTGGAGACCTGGAGGAGCTCTTGACCAGGGCGCACGCAGCCGCTAATGCGGAGGAGGCTGCTCGCCTGAAGAGAGAGTCAGATCGGGAGGTCGGAGATCGGAGAGGACGGGAAAATCCCCCCGAGAACAAGGACGACCCGGCCAAGAAGAATGTTTTCGATCGACTTTCGAAGGAGAAAGCCCCCGCTCAACCGCCGCTTCAGGAAAAAGGCTACAACCCCCTAACTCGGTCCAGAGCCCAGATTCTGGCCGTTTTGGAGGCGGAGGGCCTAGGGGAACGGCCGCCTAAGATGGGGACACCCCAGAACAAGAGAAACCAGGACCGATACTGTGCCTTCCACCGTGATGTTGGGCATGATACGGAGGGGTGCTGGGCCCTGCGAAAGGAGATCGAAGATCTGATCCAGCGCAGCTTCCTGGGGCGATTCGTACGGCAAGGTCGACCAAGCCAGGAGCCAGGACGCACCTACCGCGGAGATAGGGGCGAGGGCCAGCGTCGCGACCGCCCTGAGCGGCGTGACGTGCCTCGGGGCAATTCCCCTGACCTGGACACTCAGAACCTGGCAGGGGTGATTAACACCATTGCTGGGGGCCCTACGGGGGGGACAACCATACAGCTCAGAAGAACAGGCGGCCTCCTCCGGAGGGGGACGACTCCCTGA